The genome window TGATGCAATTAAttagtatatataaatttatttcagataatcgtgcagtcgttttaatattatctttttgaAATTCTCATgtgttttatttcaattttaattttcatcatattaataattcaaaaatatgctagatatttcaaaaattataccaAATTTTATGTGCATATTCTGTCTGTATCACTTTCACTAATAATGAAAATTTATGTATACGCCGAAATCaatctaatatattaaatagaatacTTTTGAGAATCATGTTAGGTTACATAGTATTGTTCTGAGACGTGATTATTCAACTATTTTTTTCTCAAGTAATGATTATTCaactatttaaaataaaaagaggtAAATTGTGTCATATTCATaaacataatcaaatttatgTTTATCTTAAATTGTTACTAATATTCAATGTGCttcaaaaataatcattttgaGGGTAATAAATTTCGAATTTATTTCAGTATATTGCATTACAAACCCGTCTGATTAGAGGCGGTGGATTAAACATGTAGTAGCTGCTAATTACAGGTACGAAAATAATAAGTAGCCTGTCACTTGGTAATTTTGCACAATTGTACTCCGAAACATTGTTTTGATGCATTCAGAAGAGACATAATTTGCCTTTTCTAACCACCGCGATTCCACAAGGTATGTCGCTGGTCTCTCACCACCGACAGTTTGAAGGGTCATGCTACTTAGCTGCTGCTTCTTCGTTTTCATCTTTCTGTTTTAAAATCCGGTAACAAgtattttcattaaattaatcGAGGGAACTCAGACCGACAAATATATTTAGATCGGAAGTCCAGGTTgtgagatatttttttttttttttgaaaatgagaatgaatctcaacaatATGAAACAGcagttcaccgtgataattctttcattcaagaaagcttattatctaaccgtcggacatgcaagatgaccggggaaatttagacaataaaactttaatgtccgaaaagaaaaacccgtcttcttccaagaatcctgagaatagaagaaagaaaacaagaataatataagtcgacatatataacacattatatatattataaaaataaaagataatatatccaataattaattaatattaaaatcacgtGTATATTGCATGAGATGATCAAAAATTCccacaattatgataactcataattgagacaattaagctcttaattaaagtacaattaataaaatattaacgcccttaattaagacacaattaacgtccTCAATTAAGGCCAATTAACAcctcaaataaggcacattTAACTCCATCAATTATGGAGCACAAATTAcaccctcaataaagaggcacaattaacgccttcaTTAAGGCACAGTGAAGCGCCTTCCTTTTTGAAACCGGATCGCATGCTGATCCCGGAACTACCGTCGCCGTCGTCACCCTCGGCCACCAAaatggtatatatatttaaatgcattcatttacaagattcaaaattcaaataacccATAAatagtacaaatatatttaaatgcattcatttataagattcaaaatttgaatcttttaattaatcttctaattactacataaaagttcaaattaaagtatgaagagaaaattcaaattttaaaaccaaataaattaaaatagtcAACTTGCCATtcacaaaaactaaaattaagacctacatttactactattaaaatcaaataaattccaagttttcaaatctaaactaaaatcatGCAACAAAATAAGTCAATCAGAATAATCTAATATCAAAACACGCGCTAATTAAGCACCGTTACACCACCTCCACCGTCACCGTGCAAGAACCggaaaaacacaaacattcATCATGGACACTAGCGAAAACTAAAAATCGAAAATGCGAATCCAAAACTCAAAAATGTAACTAATCatatgatataaaaatgattacaaataCCCAATCTCCTCCGAATCAGGCAAAATAGATCAAGAAATGACAAAATATGATACAAAACAACACATACACTAATAGATTCAAGCACACCACACCATTATACTTAATCATGAAAATTATGAACCAcaccataataatatatactatgaatccataaataatcacataaccATAATCATGAAGTATAATGTATTGGAAAGATCGCACCTCGTCGAAAAGACTAAAAGCTTTCTGAAACTCGACAATCTTAACCCGGGTCCTTACTTGATTTGCCGAATTCAGCTATGACCAGCGGCTTCTTCAGAATGGTCTTGGCGTCCGTATGATGGCTTCGCATCCATCTCCCCATGAAGGCCATTTGCgcagcttcattttggttggcCAGCCATATATCAGGGTAGGCGTGTATGGTGGCGAAGTCGATTTCTTTGATCAGATGGTTGCTGATGTAATCAGTCCCAACTTGATAGCCCGGATTGAATTGTTTCTTCTCAGGCATCGTGTCCCCGTAGAAGCCTTCCATGCCGATCGTCAACAGGTGCTTCTTGTCGATCGATTTCACGAGACTTGCCATTTCTTGAACCCATCCATTTACGGTTCTGCCAGAGTAATCCACATCGCAACGGGGTTCGTTCATGAGCTCCCACGCCATGATTGTAGAATCATCCTTGTTGCTTTCTGTGCTTTTGTCTTTATGTTCACCGAtgagtatattatttgatatcaCATCATCTCATCTCTTTGTTAGAACATACACCTCTATTCTGGAGATTGATTACCTCTGATGAATGATCCAATCCGAGATTTGAATCATACAATCcgataattattaaaatgtgTGGTAATTTTAATGTTCATATTAGTGATTGTTGCTAGTCGTCGGGTGTGGTAAACTTCGTAAATAAGTGATCATCCGATCTAAGTAGGTATGTCGAAGTTTTACAGGTTGTGAGATATTTAAGATATCTTAAGAACGTTTAGTATTCGATTAATTACaacaaccttttttttttttgcccacGCTTATAGCAATCTATTTAACAGGATCATGAATCTCGTTTAccaaatataatcaatataaaataattgactataatttttctaaaagaaTGAGCAAATttcaaatgttaaaaaaaaaataaagtaaatCACCCCCACGAAAGCCGAATCATCATATAGGGTCGCTCTCAAGAGAAAACCAGTCTTTagaatagaaccatagaaccactaaggttctgctgcagaaccctaaattttaaatagatttttaagatctaaatttaaatacatgttttttttcatgtatttatcgttgtgtgttcaaaaataattttaaatacattttttttgcatgtgaagttctgttgcagaactctaactaatacttaagttctgttgcagaaccctacctaattttagaaataaagTAATGGTTGTATGATTCTCTATCAAATGGTTCACTCTTGATCATGAGACTCGTCATATGGTTATCCGTTTGTTAGCCATATATTTGCATCCGTGTGTTTATGATTATGCTAACAATCCGCAGGAATATGCCCTTTTAAGATCATAGTAACacgaataaaaatattagaaaaaaggGTTAGATCTGAAAGTTGGGTATGGAGTGAGATATTAGAATGTTGGGTGGGGTTGGCCTAAGCTCAAGAACATGGGGGTCGAGGTCCCATCTATGACCAGTGGCCAGCTACTGAAAGCagtgttttaacaaaaactCATGTATTGAATTATTAACAGTCTGTTTTCTTTTGTCCCTTTCCTCTCCAAATCTAGATTAAGACAACGAAACTCACTCTCATCATTCATACTACCATAAATTCATTATCGAACAAAAAGCACATGATGATAACTAAATTACAAACGTTGGGGAATTGACTCAAAAACTACCAGGAGCCTCTCAACCgttttaattttacaatatCCGTTTCGTGCAGATATTATGTTCAATATGTAATTACCATAACCACACAAATATATACTAGTATTATGTACTTTATCAGAAATTTTTGATCTCTTAAACACCGTCGAGAATTGGAGtaacatattattttctaaGACTGAACTAAGTATGTATCTGTGCAAGTGTTTGATGGTGATGAGTTGGTGTCTTGGTGTGGTGAGGAAAGAAGATTCCACTTATCGGCGAACCTTGAGGATTACTTGATTCCATCTATCCATGCTCTTCAATTGAGCGTGACAAGTTGGATACTCATGCGTTATGTTTGTTTTGCAATTTGCATGGTTAGTTATCACTTATCAGCCGTAACCAAAAGTAGCCTCTTCCTTCAATCCGCTACATTTCTCCAGCCTAAACATCAGTTGTtgaaaattttgtcaaacttcGATATCAGATAAAACTAATTGCTGATAATTAACTTGTTAATTATCCCGTGTCGTGTATTTCTGCTGTAATTGCACGATAAACACAAATTAGCACTTTTCTATATTATTTCCGCGTACGTAATTTATCGATCGAGAGTTTGTTCACAGCTGCAGGGTTCCATATGATTAATGATGGGCTATATGTACGTACTATGCTGAGTATGCTCGACCAAATATTAAAACGCCATGAATAGAATATAAAGATCTACAGCTAAGCTACGTGCACGAAATCTGATGTATTATttcctactccctccgtcccacaatacatgtctcttttgaaaaaattacgcatattaagaaagcattgattagataaaattttctcacctctacccctaataaatgcatgaatgtagactcttattcaacctccattaattgttatacaactttcaagaagggtaattttgaaatatttgcaatatatttgcattggaaactaaaagtagacatgtattgtgggacaaaaaatttttccaaaagagacatgtattgtgggacggagggagtatatcggtttgtctagtgtgtgcccatgggcatatgctaagcgcggaaatttttgtatttgggagattttgattggtgtggttggtgtatttgcagggggtccaccattatcaagagagagaagccaatcaaaatctttcaaacacaaaattttccgtgcttagcatgtgcccatgggcacaccatagaaaaaccgttccTATATTTAAGAATCTTATCTCGTTCCACAAGCAGAAACATGTCACGCATCTAAgacattttggaataaaaacaCCACATTGTAAAAGAAAATGATAAAAGAACATATTCCTGAAGAAAACTAGTTGCATTAGGTAAATGCTTTATTAAAGGTTGAATCTTTggttcttttgttttttttttccttttcttggGAGAACCTTTCATGTATCTCGCTGCATATATATTTTGCAGTTTTACTCAAAAATAAAACGGACTCTAGACTCTGAAGATCTAAAAAAAAATGATCGAGCAAAGATTAAGGGAGTGTTTGGCTCACAAaattaaatacttttttttatcataagTTTGTTATCTGCTTGGGTGCAGAAGTCCACGTGACTTTTTTAAcgatttaaattaagaatccaGGTTAAGAAGTGTGGTTCTCCgtcaacttatttttttttaagtctcCACTACCTTGTCAATAAACTAGCATTTGatgtattaaatttatatatttaaataaattaatgtgagttaaatttcatatattaaatttatacttatataaattaatttttattgaagAATATTAACttacaatataaattattaaacatcctactaacttataagtcaaattatccaaacacttataatatttttaccacttatcacttataattcaCTTATTAACCTTAAcctacaagtaattttttttttttaaatttggccAAACATTCTCTAAGTTAAGAGTGTTTGGGCTCAAAATCCGGAAAATTGTGCTTTTGCCtaataaaaaatgttattgTTGAGAAGAGATAGGTTGAAATGCCTTTCActatttatatgattatttgtATCTGTTTTTGAAAGAAATATTGAAAAGATGatttagaaattataaaaatatgtgaataGGTTTTCGTACTCCAAATTATCCATATAATCGCttgttataatatagtataaattttggAGGAAGACCTATTATGAATTTGGGGTAAGTCCATAACCGCGAATGACATggaatatatttatgtttttgtaTAGATAATTCTCCAAAATTATACTATCCCATCACACTCATTTTATTATAgtcattttgtttaaaattacaaatattcctttattttttttaattacgaATACAGGACaaacttataaatatatgacatttcaatattatatcCTCGGATATTGCACGCACTTTTTTCCGCGATGTGAGTACTCATGGATTATTTCTAATGGCATGGAGAAATTCAattgaataattaaataaaaatagtaaGAATATTATATTTCTTAAGAGTTAAATAAAAATGCACTTCATCTATTAACAAGTTCAAATTCGACTTCCGGGAGTGAGTTCATACCGATtatatgtcaaaaaaataattctttggacatataattaattaaagcCTATGAAATGTCTACAATGtgctttattctttttatatataactagtgaataaagccgcgtttcgcggcggcgttatgaatttattataaatttagataaaaaaattgttataccTATTTTcttgtcaaacataatactaacagaaaatttattattattttgataaaaaataatttgggccgccctcccctcaaacacaatactaataaaggatcttttttataaattttgatacgaaataatattataattgcataaaaattattttgaatcgtgtttccgttaaacatatcattaataaaaaaatattataattaatataaaaatttgtttaagtgtcCCTTTTGtcgaacacaatactaataaaaaaattgtttgacccgCCCTCCTATCAAggacaatattaatcaataattattataattatgataaaattaaatatatttatatagataaaaattagtttgagccgctcactTGTCGAACACAatgctaataacaaaacattataatatagatattagttggtgtcgccctaccgtcaaacacaatactaataaaaattatgataaagttaaagattataattggataaaaattattttaagttgtggtctgtttgaataaaaaagatattataacttagataaaaaaattattttagctgttttcccgtcaaacataatattaattggaaatttattattatttagataaaaattaatttgggccataaaaattattttaagttgtggtatgtttgaataaaaaagatattataacttagataaaaaaattattttagctgttttcccgtcaaacataatactaattggaaatttattattatttagattaaaattaatttgggccgccctcccctgaaatacaatactaattaagaatcatttacattatgacaaaattataattacaatTGGATagatatatccaatttcatagattttagctattatatttttctttaagatttttatttcttaattatttagaattatctttttttttttaagattcctatttcttcactgcttagaatttcatagattttagctattatatttttttttaagattcttatttcttaactgtttagaattatatctcttttcttttaagattcctatACCAGTTAGAAGTCTTTTAATAGATTCTAgagtattacctttagaattcgataagaa of Daucus carota subsp. sativus chromosome 3, DH1 v3.0, whole genome shotgun sequence contains these proteins:
- the LOC108212136 gene encoding mannan endo-1,4-beta-mannosidase 5-like, whose amino-acid sequence is MAWELMNEPRCDVDYSGRTVNGWVQEMASLVKSIDKKHLLTIGMEGFYGDTMPEKKQFNPGYQVGTDYISNHLIKEIDFATIHAYPDIWLANQNEAAQMAFMGRWMRSHHTDAKTILKKPLVIAEFGKSSKDPG